The nucleotide window GACCTAGGCCACAGTCTAGGCTGGATGGCCCGAGGGAGGGCATCTAGAAGGGACAGGCTCTCACCACAGTGGGAATGGGCACGGTGACTGACTTTTTAGGTTTTCCATGGAAACAGCATGATGGCTTGGCCTGGGGCTGGCCTCCTGAATTCTAGGGCGACAGGTAggagtcaggagacagagaggtACAATTGAAATGAGGGTGAGCAAGGCACAGAACACAGATAGGAACAAGGGCCACCTGGGAGTTGCCAGTTCTACTCAGGGGTTCCCCTGGTCTTGGGAAAGTTGGAAACAGGTACCAGCCAAGAAGGGCGATCAAGAGCTGCAGCTGAGTCTGAAGGGGCAGCCATGTCCACAGAGGCCTTGGCTGATAAAGGAGACCTCAGCCAAACCTGGGATGGTGGTTTTCCACCCAGGCCTCCCCTCTCTGAACACTTCCAGGGGTCCTGGTTCCTTTTGGATTCTGGGCCATGAGTACCTATAATCCTCTTAAGTTCATACCTAGAGATGAAGTCTAGGGcaaccctggaggcaggagaccGAGTTTGGAGCCTTGGAGAAAGCCTTTCCCCTGCCTCCTGGTGCCAAGGTTGTTCACAACCAGGCCTCCCTCTGGCCGTATTCCTTCTCTCATGCTTCCACCGGCTATAAAGATGGCTCCAAACAGCCATCCATAGTCACTGGTAAGAACACAAGTCAGACCCCAGGCTGAGTGGGCCCTCCCTCCAGTACATGCCTAAGCTGCCAGGGCCTCAGTGACAGATGAGCTAACTGCCCCCCCTCCACGCCCGGCGAGACAAGGTTCAAAAGGCAGAcagaccaggctgttctggaagtaTGTAGACCTGTCTGGTCTTGAACCTCTGGTAATTCAACTCCAttggcctctccagtgctggaattagatgtgagccaccacaccagggTCCAGCTGTATTCTTCTGAACCCCTGGGTCTGGTGGATAAGAAGTCCAGCTAGGATGGTGGCCTTTTCCAAGCTAAGCACGCTTCTGCAGTTCCCAGGAGAACCTGAAGCAGGACAGGAGGCCAAGTCAGATGGAAGGGACCTCTCCCCCCACCACGGAGGCACAGGGACAGGCTCCTGTGATGAAGGCTGCAGACCTTAGGGCAAGATTCTGGCTCTATGAACAAGAGGCAAGGACGGCCAAGCGTTCCCCACAGTACAGGTGTGGGTAATGCCCCTGGGGAGCTGTACTCTTATTTGGCTCCAGGGAGTTTTGAGCCAGTGTATCTTTGTGGAAGCCCTGCTAGGAAGGGTCATGCCCGGTCCATCTGCCCAGCACTGCCCACTGTGAGTCCTGTCCAAACCTGGTCAAGGTTCTCAGTCCAGAGTTCCTGGAAGCATTGACCACAGCCCAGGTCTAACCTGTAGAGATGCCCTCCCCCATTTCCTATGGGGGCTGCCAGCGCCCACAGTACTCTCAAAGTCCTTTATTGTACAATGTCATCtgtttggggggggaggggggcaaaaGGACTAACAGGTACACAGAGAAATAGATAAATATgccaagctttttcttttttccttttgaaaatcaGGCATTTATAAACAAGAAAGCATAcattaattacataaaaatagTTCTCGAGTAGCAGAGTAAGCCATCATATTGTCATTAGCAGCAGCGCAGGACTGGAGGGTGCAAGGGCTTGGGCAGTTATGAAGGGAGAGgtgggtttatttttctttaattgatgaAAATGTCATTTGAGAATCCTGACTTTAACGCAAGAGCCCCCGTCCCCAGCCCCAGGGTGGGCATGTGGGGAGGGACCACAGAGGATACTCTGCATAGCAATTGGTGTTAATGGGTGCCACGGAGGACACCACGTGGGAAATGCCACAAGACGCTTCTGTCCCCTCTGGCAGATGAGCACTTTGTCCTCAGTTAAAAACAACCCAGAAAGCAAGACAACCAGCAGGTAAGAAAAGTTTACACGTATAATACAGCGGTGTGAAATGGGAAAGTATTTACATGTGAGTTGTTTAACATTGGCTAGTTCTGTATGAAAAGCAGGGTGTCGTGGGTAGGAGTTAGCTGCTCACCAGTGAGTTATTGCTGTTGGTTTTTCCCTTCGTTAAAAATCTTTCAGGATGGAAATGATGAGTAAACTGATAAAGGGTTTAACACACAGGGAGAGTCGACAGCCAACATGATGGaaacctctcctccctttctctgaaAAGAAATTTGCAGCCTTCCTAGTAGGGAGCCAGGCGTGCAGTGCCTGGTCGCCCTCAGTCCACAGCAGGTCCTGCAGAGAGCAGGGCTGCCTTCCATGGCAGCAGCAAAAAGTACCCAGTGCTTCGCCAGCTTCACCCAGGACAGAAGCAGCCGGATGACCCAGTCTCTAGGTCTCACAGGGCCCACATCAGCCTCCAAGAGCCTCACCagaagcagggggaggagggacCCAGGAGGAACAGCTCTTGAGATGACAAGCCCTTCCCAAACCGGAGTCACTCTGGCATGTGAGGAGAGTCTCTGCTGCAGACAGCACACTTCCTTCCCATAACGGGGCCAGTGCTGGACCAGGGAGGCCAGGAACCCGATGGTGACAGAGCTGTGGCAAGGAGAGGCTCTGCTGGGAAATGCAAGTGCCCCTGGAACCAAAGGCTCAAAGGGGCCCAAATCACTGTGACCTCCTACAACAGGGACAGCCACACAGAAGCACACCAACACACTTAAAGCTTTGCTCCAACTAAATCATTTAGTTTTCCTTGAAGAAATGACTGAAAAGCACAACTCTAGAAAAACAAGGCTGAAAACAGCATTCTTCGTGTTGCGTAACAAAACTGACCCTTTAGGAGACAAGGTCATAATGCCCATGGATGGGTCTAGCTATGGAGATGTGAAATCCATGCATACAAGTTTCATaactgagagggaaaaaaaagccaaagaaaaaaatccaaataaacgCTGTGTATACATGATGTCCCTTTTGCATTGCACTTCAGAAGGGGGGACCCGGCAGCAGCCCAGACCCCCTCAGTAAACCAAGGGCAAAACCCTGCAGACAACCTCGGCACCGAAGGTCAGGGCTTAGCAGTCTCCAGATGCAGGCAACAGTCCTTGAGGTCATTTGTACCTGCGCAAGCCACCTCCACCTTCCCTCAGGTCATGGCTGCCCTGTCAGGACTGGAGCGGAGGGCTTCTGTGTGATCTTCTCATGGAAATAAACACAATTGGAGGATGGGTGGTGGCCTCTTGTCTACTGGGGAATCATTTTTCAAGCTTGGGCAGAAGAAACCTTATACAATTTGCATAAACAGTTAAGAGTAAACGAGATTATTTGGAATAAATGCAAGTAACGTATTTTGACAGTGGCAGATTCAATCGCTACTGAAGACGATATTTTGGGGGTAAAAAGACAAGTCAGGGTTTGCTGTACAAGATGCTGGAAGGCACAGAACGACCCCCAAGTTCAGTCTCTGCATTTTCATTTCTTGTGATTCCCTTGTTCAACCAAGCACCAGAGGGGATTTCTAAGCACTCGAGCACTTAGGGTTTGAACTGCTCTAGAAATCGGTAAAAACCTCAGTTAACTGGGAgtaaaaagagaagggagggtcTGACAAAGTGCAGTTCTAGATACATGTTTAAATGAAcaacaaaagggggggggggagaagtgaTATAATGCTGTTTTTGTTCCAATGCTGCAGCCTCAGTCCCAAGATGAGGAGTGATGTCTGCCGCATTGAAGAGGGGTTGCTGTGGTCAAGCAGCGTGTGGGTTGTGGGTGGGCGGTGGTGTGTATGGGGAACAACACAACATGACACTGGACCATGGCCACTGCCTAACACAGGTTAGCCCCTCATGGTGTAGGTGGGCGGGGGCATCCAGAGGCCTGCAGGGCAGGGTTAGTGGTGATGTTGGTGGGCGGGGCAGTGGCGGTAAGGCGGGCAGTGTTGGGGCTCATCTCGCACGCGGCGCTCTCCCTGCTCTTCCTGGCAGCAGCAGGAAGACTGGGGTCCTTGTTGCTGAAAAAATAGACTCTGAAGAAAACCCTTGCTGTCCTCTTGCAGCCGCGGGCACAGATGAGCGGTGATGGCTTCCCAGGACGGTGGTGGGTGGGTGCCACCCCCACCAGAGTGGGTGTCCAGATGGCGTCACGTGTAGGGGCCTTTTACAGTTAGTCATTAAAAAACATGTTGATTTTCTGAGTATCAAGTCTCCTTACTGGTTTAAATAGCTTATAACAAAGTGTAAATGTTAGCATGTTCCAGCAAGCAGAGGACCAGCTGCAATCCACAGAGCCAGTCTCAACTCTGGCTGCAGCTGGGGGACATGGCTTGCTCACTTGAACTTGGCCAGTAGAAAATTTTGCAGTGGATTCCAAAAGTATGTGGTTACAAACACTCGCTTGGTAATAGGCACAGTAGAGACGTTGTGCTGTGTGGCTGCAGAGGCAGGGGCTGGGCCTGCAGAGCACATACCCGCCGCCCTCTGCGCACAGATGGAGGTCCATGCGGCAGTGGCAGGCACTGCCCAGGCTAGGGATCCAGCTCGGCATTGCCTTCGCCACCCACATTCTCAGGCCGCGGCCGAGGCCACAGCTGCTCCTGAAGCTCCTTCACCACCTTCTCCAGGTGCTCACGGGCCTCACGTTCCCTCAGCAGGTCAGCTCGAAGCTGCTCTCGGTCCGCCTCTGCATGCTGCAGCTTAGCTTGCAAGTCCTCAATCTGAAAGGGACGCTGCATGGTCAGTAATGCCCGACACCAGCACTCCCACCCAAGCCCCCACCTCCCTTTAGAGTTCCTAGTTAGCTGTAGTGCCATGTCTGTCCCATTCTACCTGAATGGCTCCCAGGAGGGCCCAAATGTCCACCCAGAGCAGAGGCTGACTCCACTTCCATCCTGTACTTCTGAAGTACCCAAGATGGAACCAAACAGTACTACAGATGTAGAAGACTTTCCCTGCCTCCCTGGGATGGAGCCTTAAGCTCTGGGCCGTTACCAAGGTCTATCTTCTCATCCTAGCTTAGAGCTTGCTGCCCAAGCCAGCAGCAGGAAGGGAAGCCTATGTTCTGGGGCCACAGTGGTCCCGGTAGGGAGCTGGAACACCTGGACTTCCACCTGTGGCTATGGATGTACCTCGGGACCTCCAGGCACAGCTCCTCATCACCTCACAGATCAGCCTGAGATGGGCAGTCAAGCATGCTGGATCTGTGACAGCAGCTGTCCACTGTGTATGCGCCAGTCTACCAGCCAACCCACCCTAGTACCTGGGCTGAGTACTTGGCACGCAGGCGGCCGGCCTCACAGCCCTTGTCACACACCCGGACCTGCCGTGCCTGCTCCAGCTCTCGCTTCAGGCGCACCCGAGACTCATTGGCCTCTTTCATCTTCTTCTCATTTTCAGCTCTGAGCCGCTCGATCTCTTTCCTCAAACTGCGCTTGGCCTCTGTGGCTTCCCGCAGTTTCTCCTTCTTGGCCACACGCAAGAATTCTAGTTCCTGGGAGGACACGCGGCAGACAGGTTTAAGAATTGCCAGCCAGCACCTCTGTACCCACCCTGCACCCACAGTCTCCTAACCTGACTGCTGGTGTCCTTCCCCCAGAGCCCAGCAGAGAGTTTGTTAGGAGCTGTTGGTTGCTTATATCAAGGTTGCCGCAGAACCTTctcacacctcctcctcccaaaTGCACATGCCATGCCTCACGGGTAGGGGAGGAAACCACCAGGGAGACAGTCTCAGACACTGTGCACCCGAGGCCTCAAGTTGCCCCCAGCCAGATGGAGCCACTTACTTCTGGTACTTCCCATGCCCGTCCCCCTTGTTAGAAGGCAGCATGACACCGTCCCCCATGAATAATCATGTGGGAAATCACACCTCCACCCAGAAcggggcagagaggaggaggcaaTGACTAAGACTCACTCTGAGCAGAACATCTGAAATCTTGCAGCCCTGAGGATTGACAGGGTTGTGTTGTGCTAAAGCCCACGCATGTGAGGCTGCCCCCAGAGCTGCCAGACTCAGGCTGGGGTGTGAATTCAGCAGAGGTTGAGCCTGCAGCAAAACCTTATGCTGAGCCCTGGTGAAGACCAACGGCTGAGTTTACTCCCCAAGCTGCCTGAGAACTGGGCCTCCCTTACTCGTGcatggaaagaaggaggagaggaatggCTGCAGCGGCTGCAGCTggaggaccggggggggggggggggggagggcgggggggCAGGGGGCCCAGCCAGCAGTAACTGCAAGCGCACATGCACCTTCCCAGCACTTTCAGAGGCCTGCGGCTAAGTCCCTTTTGGAGACATCCCTGCACTCTATATGCAAAGCCCACGTCTTGCTGGAGAACGCACCAACTcctgacagagagagaggcatcaCTAGTGTGGCTGCTCTTCCCTCAACCATCAACACTGGCTTTTACCAACTAACATGAGACCCCCACATAGGGAAAGCTGCAGCTGAGACCACTATGGGAGCCTTCCTGGAAGCACAGAAGAACTCTGCACATCAAAGTGCCGTCACCTGTATCTTATTGCCTTGCCTGCTGCCCTCCTCACCTGGTGCAGGCTGCGCTTAGCCTGCAGGGCTGCTGTCAGCTTCTCCTCTTGCTTCACCCGCATCTTGACCACCTCATGGAGGAACTTCTCTTTGGCTTCCTTGGTATCCAGGCCGCCCTCCAGGGCTTGCCGCAGATGCTCCAACTCTGCCTCCAGCCCACTTGGGGCATCGGCATGGGTGGTAGCATCAGGGGCAACCACAGGTGGAGCAAGCATGCCCGGGGAGCTGAGGTCCTTGGCAGAGCTGGACGAGGTAAAGGACGGAGAGGACAGCGAGGACAAGGAGGAGGTGACTGAGGACAGACAGAAAAGACACAGCATTAGGCACCCCAGTCATACCAGGTGtcccaccctcccccatcccctgtaCTAATGCCCAAAGGAGCAGGTTCCAATCCATACTTACATTCCTCTCTGCTTTCAACTTCCACCTCAGCCTCAGAATCCTTGTCTTCCTCTGGGGCAGCCACAGATGTCAGCACATCTGGGGCTCCAGGTGTTTCCATGGTCAGCTTCCGCTTCCGGGGCTGGATACAAGTGGTAAGAGGTTCTGGTGCCCGGGAGGCCACGGTGGTGCATGGCGGACTGTTCACAACCTTTTGCTGGGCTGGTGGTGCTAGGGCCACATTGGGGGCCACAGCTGTCTCAAAGCTCTTGTAGGAGTAAAAGCTGTAAGAGGCGTAGATGCTTAGCCGGGGTACATCTGCCTCACAGGTCCCTATGAGCTGTGGGATGAGCCCTGCTCACTCAGCCAATCTAAATCACAAGGTCAAGGTTCCAATGAGAACACAAATCTCCCCCAGAGGCTGGGGTAGGCTGGCACACAACTGGACCTTCATGCCCATGAGAAGCTATTATTTACTGATTTATCTATCTCCATAAAACCCTAGCTGGCTTAGAATTTGCTGTCTatatcaggctgacctcaaactcagagattcacttgcctctgcctcctgagtgctgggactgaaggtgtggaTCATCATGCCCTGCTGGAAACCTAACTTTTTTTAACAGACAGGTCTGTGAGCTCAGAACTTCCCCCAAGACTTCAAAGCTCTGGAGAGTTCATCCTAGGACTAAAGACACCAACACCACTGCAGTCTGCTAACCATAGTCTGGCCCTCCTGTGCACCCCTCACTCACCTGTCTCGAATCAGGGCTGGGAGGTGTGGGGAGGTCTCTTTCTCACTCGCTGACACTGCAGGGGACCAGGGCCGGAAAGCAGAAAGGCGCTGGCGAGGGTGGGCACAGCCAAGGCTCTGTCAAGAGAGTCCCCTATGTAAGTGACTACAGGAAAACAGGCCACTGGAGTCCTGAGACCAGGATGAGCCAGAGTTGGCTCCAAGAAGGGCCTGGCACCCTCCCCAAAGACCCCAGACAGGTTCCCACATAGCACCTTATTGGAGGAACCAGCCAAGGTCCGCAGCCAAGTGGACTGCTTGTCCTTCTCAGAAGACGCAGGGGACTGTGAGGAAGTGTCGTCTGCTTTGGGTCTTATGGAAGCTGGGGGCTCTGAAACCTGTGATCAACACAAAAGGCCCTGTTGGGATCCCTGGGCTCAGGCAGGGTCTAGTCCTCCTACCAACTCCATGGTAGCAAGTTCCCCACGGACCCAAAAATGTATGGAGCCATGAACACAGTGCAAGAAGCCTTGGCCCTGAGCAGAAAGGTAAGCCTGCTGCCTCTGTGAAGGGGCAAGGGCGTCGTCCCACGAGAATAGAGGGGACACTGTGCTGCTGTGGGCTGCTATGAGGTGACCTCACACACAGCTGCAGCCGGCTGTGTGGGTTGCCAAGATCCAGTCTGGCC belongs to Microtus pennsylvanicus isolate mMicPen1 chromosome 13, mMicPen1.hap1, whole genome shotgun sequence and includes:
- the Ski gene encoding ski oncogene isoform X1 yields the protein MEAAAAGRGGFQPHPGLQKTLEQFHLSSMSSLGGPAAFSARWAQEAYKKESAKEAGAATVPAPVPTAAEPPPVLHLPAIQPPPPVLPGPFFMPSDRSTERCETVLEGETISCFVVGGEKRLCLPQILNSVLRDFSLQQINSVCDELHIYCSRCTADQLEILKVMGILPFSAPSCGLITKTDAERLCNALLYGGAYPPPCKKELAASLALGLELSERSVRVYHECFGKCKGLLVPELYSSPSAACIQCLDCRLMYPPHKFVVHSHKALENRTCHWGFDSANWRAYILLSQDYTGKEEQARLGRCLDDVKEKFDYANKYKRRVPRVSEPPASIRPKADDTSSQSPASSEKDKQSTWLRTLAGSSNKSLGCAHPRQRLSAFRPWSPAVSASEKETSPHLPALIRDSFYSYKSFETAVAPNVALAPPAQQKVVNSPPCTTVASRAPEPLTTCIQPRKRKLTMETPGAPDVLTSVAAPEEDKDSEAEVEVESREEFTSSLSSLSSPSFTSSSSAKDLSSPGMLAPPVVAPDATTHADAPSGLEAELEHLRQALEGGLDTKEAKEKFLHEVVKMRVKQEEKLTAALQAKRSLHQELEFLRVAKKEKLREATEAKRSLRKEIERLRAENEKKMKEANESRVRLKRELEQARQVRVCDKGCEAGRLRAKYSAQIEDLQAKLQHAEADREQLRADLLREREAREHLEKVVKELQEQLWPRPRPENVGGEGNAELDP
- the Ski gene encoding ski oncogene isoform X2, which gives rise to MEAAAAGRGGFQPHPGLQKTLEQFHLSSMSSLGGPAAFSARWAQEAYKKESAKEAGAATVPAPVPTAAEPPPVLHLPAIQPPPPVLPGPFFMPSDRSTERCETVLEGETISCFVVGGEKRLCLPQILNSVLRDFSLQQINSVCDELHIYCSRCTADQLEILKVMGILPFSAPSCGLITKTDAERLCNALLYGGAYPPPCKKELAASLALGLELSERSVRVYHECFGKCKGLLVPELYSSPSAACIQCLDCRLMYPPHKFVVHSHKALENRTCHWGFDSANWRAYILLSQDYTGKEEQARLGRCLDDVKEKFDYANKYKRRVPRSLGCAHPRQRLSAFRPWSPAVSASEKETSPHLPALIRDSFYSYKSFETAVAPNVALAPPAQQKVVNSPPCTTVASRAPEPLTTCIQPRKRKLTMETPGAPDVLTSVAAPEEDKDSEAEVEVESREEFTSSLSSLSSPSFTSSSSAKDLSSPGMLAPPVVAPDATTHADAPSGLEAELEHLRQALEGGLDTKEAKEKFLHEVVKMRVKQEEKLTAALQAKRSLHQELEFLRVAKKEKLREATEAKRSLRKEIERLRAENEKKMKEANESRVRLKRELEQARQVRVCDKGCEAGRLRAKYSAQIEDLQAKLQHAEADREQLRADLLREREAREHLEKVVKELQEQLWPRPRPENVGGEGNAELDP